Proteins from a genomic interval of Rosa chinensis cultivar Old Blush chromosome 2, RchiOBHm-V2, whole genome shotgun sequence:
- the LOC112190111 gene encoding protein STRICTOSIDINE SYNTHASE-LIKE 5, protein MPESNNHNSPSPSTHASRRSSSSSSWPLNFLFLSILVPVAAALLILYQLDSFDPAPLPLHELSHRITAAPARNAHMLKGSEFIGVGALMAPEDIAYDSKSGLIYTGCADGWVKRVTLNESAADSVVENWVNTGGRPLGLAHGHDGQILVADTEKGLLSITEDGEVELLTDEADGVKFKLTDAVDVAKDGMIYFTDASYVYSLKDCILDILEGKPHGRLLSYDPTMKETKVLVPDLYFANGVAVSPDQNFVIFCESVMRRCKKYYLQGEKKGNVENFIDNLPGTPDNIRYDGEGHYWIAFATEITDSWNLALRYPFIRKWLAIMEKYTAGRLHMEKNSGVMAVNLEGEPIAHYFDPGLSAVSSGIKIGNYLYCGSLFYPYIIRFDLERNPAHAAT, encoded by the exons ATGCCCGAGTCAAACAACCATAACTCACCTTCCCCTTCAACTCACGCTAGTAGAAGAtcatcgtcatcttcatcatggcCTTTGAACTTTCTCTTCTTGTCAATACTGGTTCCTGTGGCGGCAGCTCTGCTAATCCTCTACCAGCTCGACTCGTTCGATCCGGCTCCTCTGCCGCTTCACGAGTTAAGCCACCGAATCACAGCTGCCCCAGCGCGTAATGCTCACATGCTTAAAGGGTCGGAGTTTATAGGTGTTGGGGCTTTAATGGCGCCGGAAGACATTGCTTATGATTCAAAGTCGGGACTCATTTACACGGGCTGTGCGGACGGGTGGGTCAAGCGAGTCACGTTGAACGAGTCGGCTGCTGACTCGGTGGTTGAGAACTGGGTTAACACCGGCGGGAGACCACTCGGACTCGCTCACGGTCATGACGGTCAGATCTTGGTCGCGGATACAGAGAAG GGACTACTGAGTATAACTGAGGATGGAGAAGTGGAGCTGTTGACTGATGAGGCTGACGGTGTGAAATTCAAGCTTACAGATGCTGTGGATGTAGCAAAAGATGGCATGATTTACTTCACAGATGCTTCGTATGTGTACAGCTTAAAAGACTGCATCTTGGACATTCTGGAGGGCAAACCCCATGGTAGATTACTCAGCTACGATCCAACTATGAAAGAGACCAAAGTGCTAGTCCCCGACCTCTACTTTGCTAATGGAGTTGCAGTCTCTCCGGATCAGAATTTTGTGATCTTCTGTGAAAGTGTCAT GAGAAGATGTAAAAAGTACTACCTGCAAGGCGAGAAGAAAGGAAACGTAGAGAACTTCATTGACAACTTGCCGGGCACCCCTGATAATATTCGATATGATGGAGAAGGCCATTACTGGATTGCATTTGCTACG GAGATTACAGATTCTTGGAATCTAGCACTTAGGTACCCTTTTATTCGAAAATGGCTGGCAATCATGGAGAAGTATACAGCAGGAAGACTACATATGGAGAAAAATTCTGGTGTAATGGCTGTTAATTTGGAAGGGGAACCTATTGCCCACTATTTTGATCCAGGGTTATCAGCCGTTTCAAGTGGGATCAAGATCGGAAATTACCTATACTGCGGTTCACTTTTCTATCCATACATTATCCGCTTCGATCTGGAACGAAATCCTGCACATGCCGCTACATGA